Within Coregonus clupeaformis isolate EN_2021a unplaced genomic scaffold, ASM2061545v1 scaf0253, whole genome shotgun sequence, the genomic segment aactccccaaatacaggtgtgccaagcttgtagcgtcatacccaagaagactcgaggctgtaatcgctgccaatggagcgtcaacaaagtactgagtaaagagtctgaatacttatgtaaatttaataTTTCTATTTCTATATTTTTATACATGTAAAAAATtcataaaatcctgtttttgctttgtcattatggggtattgtgtgtagattgatgagggggaaaaaacaatttaatcaattttaaaataaggctgtaacgtaacaaaatgtgaaaaaagtcaaggggtctgaatactttccgaatgcactgtatattcttgcaattctacacattttgccatgggaagtaaagaaaatgttgcagttttaaagcaagtttcctgcaattctactcattttgccatggggctgagaatatttttttgcagttttacagctaatttcctgcaattctactaattttgtcTTAGGGtgaagagaaatgtttgcagttttgaatatgatatctgagttagagtgcctaacaaaatcaatggggtacCCCTGTTGGTAAattgaccatgattactacaactAATAACAGGACCCTCGATGTGAGAAACTTAAACAAGTCAAACTAATATCATTGAAGAGTTGTTCACTTACACAGTAGAGACAATATAGTCCCAGTAACAGGTTGAGTTTTGCTGATGTAATATGCTCTTTAGCAATCATGCAGAGGTGAAATCATATTTTTTTGGtctgtcatttaacagacgctcttatccagagcgacttacaagaacaattagggttaagtgccttgctccagGGTACGttaacagatttttcacatagttGGCTCGTGgactcgaaccagcaacctttcgattaTTGGCCCAACATTttaaccgctagactacctgccgCCAGTTTTTGAGAATTGTGTTTGTTTTGATTAATATTGTTGTATTTATTGTATGTTCATGTTCACAGGGCTTCCTTgcaaatgagaccctggtctcaatggtgacccACCCTGTAGAAataaaagtaaaacaaaaaaaacatctaaATGTAGTAGATGTATTTGAGTGTGTGGTTGACACCTTTCATTGGTAGAGTGATATAAGTGTCATTATGACAGAGCCCTGCATGTTTCCAATATGTGAATATGTTAATGTGTGACTTGTGTACTAACGTTCCAGTTTTCCGTACGTCATGTAATATATTGGGTTGTGTTTGTGTATTTCTATGCTGCCGTCTCtaaatgaatttccatgtaaatggacaataaagtatatGGTATCGTAGCGCAAACAGGACCCTCTGGAATCTGAGAGAACAGCATCTAACTAGATTTATCAaaataaaaatctaatcaaatgttTGACAACCTTGATGAAGCTGAGAAATAATGACTGTATCGAAAGAAGAGGAGggtgctcaaccaacgtgagtcgaggtgcaaaaaatgtaatcatcattGCAAAGGAAAAGGCACAACACTTCCTCGCCATTAAaaatgatttgttttatttaagcaaggttaaaagataAACGTTTCAGCCTTCAATGGCCTTCATCAGAATAATCACACAAAGGGAATGGACAAGTTCACACAGGGTACGGGGAACACAATTAGACAGAGAGAAAACTCTCTTCAGCTGGTGGTGCTAATGAGAGAGGGTGTGGTGGACTATACAGGTTGGTCCTCAgggtgatgagtgagaaagttacagagggtcaaagatcatacctccCCAAAACTGCTAACCTCCCctattattggtaatggtgagaggttacaTGGGGCATTACTCTCAAGGTAGCAGGCTGGCTGAAAAACATCAAGGGGGATGACTGGGTCAGAATACTGTAGGGTGATGTCTGCCAAATATTATGTGTCCCCTACAATGTGACTGGCTCCATCAACCTGAATAATTACTTCATAATTCAGTTTAGATGGACATTTTTACAAGTCTATGTAATGTTCCTATGGAATGCCATTAGTGCATCCACCTTAAAGATATGCCATCTCATCAACTGCCTGACTATCAATTTTCTTATGCACTGTCCAAATGACATATGCTGTGATCTGTCCTGTAGTTTCTCAAGGCCTTCCTTCCAAATCTTGTTTCGTTCTCTCGACTGGAAGGATGGAGGAGTTTAAGGATGGGGTTTGAAGGggagggctggctggctgcttACACTCACCATTTGTTTTGTGTCTTATGATAGCTAGCTTGTTGCAAGTCAGAATATTTATCAGAAACACAACCTCTGTTTGGAGTCTCGGCTTCCGAGGCTATGTCTCCTGAGGTTGTGGATTATGGTCCAATCTGAGCACTGACATCACTCAAAACAGTTAGTCTTGAACAGTTATCCTGTTTCCCATGTAAAATAGCTTTTGAGTGACCAAATCATCACCCATACTATATGTTCCCCATTTAAATCCTCAGTTGATAAAATTTATATTTTTCTCTGATGTCTAACTATCAGTAAGAGTGAAGGACAGGCTAGGTGGCCATAGCAACATACAATCTTGTGATACATTGCATCATGTTttgacaaatattttttttatccaaCCTTTTGTTCATTTgtgggcttgtgtgtgtgtgtgtgtgtgtgtgtgtgtgtgtgtgtgtgtgtgtgtgtgtgtgtgtgtgtgtgtgcagagagtCTAAGGGGAGGGGAGTGTCTGTCAGTCATTCAGGGATAAATTGAGAGGCAGAGCTCAGAGTTTGTCAGAAGGCTAACCTGACAGGGTCACACACAGGACCAAGCAGGAGCAGGACCTCAGCATTTTGACCCTTTATTACAAATGGAGACACATGAAGATGTTCAATACTGTTTTCAAGACAGAAACTCTTCTTGCAGAAAGGCTTTGCTATCGACATCTATCTACATAACACTGTACATCTTCTTCTCATTGATTTCAGCAGTTACAGTATTTTTTAACATACTGGTGAtcatctccatctctcacttCAAGCAGCTCCACACTCCAACCAACCTGCTCATCCTCTCTCTGGCTGTGGCAGATCTCCTGGTGGGACTGATTGTGATACCAGTAACGACTGTAGCAATAATGGAACCATGCTGGGGTTTTGGGGAATATTTCTGTGGGTTTTATTTCTGCATCACTTGTTTGTGTTCTTCTTTATCTCTGGGCAATTTGGTCTTGATATCTATTGACCGTTATGTTGCTGTGTGTGATCCCTTAATGTACCActctaaaataacaataacaagaatGATTTTTTGTATATCCATTACCTGGTGTTGTTGTATCATATACGATGCTGCTATTGTAATAATCTCTTTGAATGTACAGTTACCCAGCAGGTGTTTGAAAGAATATTTTACTGTTGAAGGGTCAGTCTTGGGCAATATAATTGACTTTGTAATTACAATGGTTGCCCGTGCTCTATTATTATAACACTTTATTGTAATATATTTGTGGTGGCCAGATCACAGGCCAGAAAGGTACTTTCAAAAGAGGCTGCCAGTGTGTCTGGTGTTAAAACTGTACAGGCAAATAAGTCAGAGAGAAAAGCAGCAAAAACTCTAGCTATTGTTGTTTTCACCTATCTAAGTTGTTGGATTCCatttcatttgtatttattttttattttaatttacaaTGTATCATCATTTATCATCAGCTTTTTGCCACTTGTAAATTCCTTAATTAATCCAATAATTTATGCTTTCTTTTATCCATGGTTCAAAGTAACAGCTAAACATATTTTAACTCTGAAGTTAAGACGTTCATAGTTCCTATGTTTTTATTCCTAAATATGACACACATAGGTTTGATATGTTGTGTAATACATTTGTTGTAATTGCTTCTTTCATGTAACAATACACTGACATTATTCATCTCAGTGTTGTCATCATAGATACATGTGGTGTTGTTGCAGAATGATTTGGATGGATTGGAATGGAATGACTTGGAGAATGCATAAGAAGACATAAGCTTGTTTTATAAAAGACGTTATAGTCATTTAGGGTTGTATATTCCAAATACCAAAGTCTGTGGTTGTTCCATGTTATTTAATTATAAAAAGTAAGTATTCTAATAGTACATTCTGAGGACGTCAAGATTcattctatatgttgtttaacatCACCCTCTAGTGGCTCAATTGGGACACAATGCCTTCATCAAGTGTGGTAAAGTTTAAATGTACAATAATGCATGATATCAGATAACGTCCAAGTCTATCTCAATGGTGTATTGTGTAAGTAGTTGAGGGTAAAATGCAAGAATATGCAATCATGGTTAACACTTTATAGTGTTCAGTAATAAACCATTTGTAAGGCATTTACAGTTTgctcaccatttattaatcattactcccacatttgttaaatgttagtaagctaggTATTTTCACATTTATAAATAACTACTATATGCATTAATGATGAAACACAACAGCGCAGGTGACCGCAGCAGACACTTCAACCTCAACATACTGGGTATGAACACTACAAAACttgtttataaatgtgtgaatTACTAactaaaacaaatgtgtgtgtaatgataaattatgaagaaaatatgtactttttaaagctgcaatatataACTTTTTGCGTGACCCgtccaaattcacatagaaatatgagtaatagagctgtcattctcattgaaagcaggtctaagaagcggtagatctgttctatgtaagCTATTACTATGTTTCCCATTATTAAGTTTAGTTTTGTACTCCTTGGCTGTGTTGCTGACGGCTGTGTAGATGGCTGAGTTAACttctttagagcctgtaccatgTACAAATCATTTTTGGATTTGACATCAAAAGTTTAATATGAGGCGACattatagaatgccaccttttatttgaggttattTTCATACATAAATTAGAACaccttatgtatctagtccccccatttgaagaagccATAAGAATTTGGACAACTTCACTTGTAGTGTATTAAAGGGAGTAACCCTTTAAACATAATGTTCAGTTAAATTATGTATTTAGATATTGGTTCCCTTACACTGTAAGCAGTTTATGAACTGCTCTAATGATAATCTTCTGACGATGCacagcgcgctggaggtgaacgtgggtagcgtcccacgtctcctctgcACTCCTCTGCACTCCTCtgcacgccgaaaccagtcatccaccgcaggaacctcggtctggctctggtgccacggttccagaaccggttggtagcctaaaacacattggaatggtgttaggttagtagaggagtggcggagagagttctgggcatattctgcccaaggcaagaacaccgaccactcccccggccagtcctggcagtaggaccgcaggaacctaaacacatcctgatttacccgttccacctgcccatttgactcggggtggaacccagaggtcaggttgactgagacccccagacgttccatgaacgccttccaaaccttggacgtgaactggggacctcggtcagacactatatcctctgacACCCCGTAgcgccggaagacgtgagtaaacagggcctccgtagtctgcagggccgtgggaagaccgggcagaggaaggaggcggcaggacttggagaagcggtccacaacgaccaggatggtggtgttaccttgggagaggggaagatcagtcaaaaaatcaatactaaggtgagaccatggtcgttgtggaactggtaacggttgtagctttcccgcctaggtgccttactctgggcgcacaccgagcaggaggagacgtacaccctcacatccttagccaaggtaggccaccagtactttccgatcaagcagcacactgtacgaccgatacctgtgtgaccagaggagggtgacgtgtgtgcccagaagatcagatgatcacggataagagcaggcacgtaccaaAGCCCAgttggacactgcggtggagatggatctgtgcgtaatgcctgctctatatccgcgtccatcgcccatactaccggcgccacaatgcaggaggccgggagtatgggggtgttgtctctgggcatctcctctgtgtcatacagccgggacagtgcgtctgccttcacgttcttcgtacccggaatgtatgactgtgtaaaatcaaaccggttGAAGAATATgggccacctggcctggcgaagattcagcctcctcgctgcccagatgtactccaggttacggtggtccgtccagacgaggaaagggtgtttcgcccattcgagccaatgcctccacacggtcaagccTCGGACAACAggcaacagctcccgatcaccaacgtcgtagttctgctccttAGAGAAGAAGgtacaggggcggagcttgggtggcgtgcccgagcgttgggacaggacaacgcctatccctacctcggatgcatccacctccactacgaacggtagtgatggatcggggtgggccagtaccggagctgaggtgaacaggccCCGCAGTTTCCTGAAGGCCAGGttagcctcagcagaccagcgtgACGGCcaacccttcaacagggatgtaatgggagctgcaaccttgccaaagccccagataaacctccgatagtagctggcaaagccaaggaaacgctgcacctccttaaccgtggttggagtcggccaattatgcacggctgaaatgcaatctccctccatctccacacctgaggtggtaatgcggtatccgaggaaggagaagGACTGCTAGTGTCGTATCGGgagaatgctggcaattattgctgtcaacaaagagtccgcttaggctgcaccgtgttttagaggcttttattcaatatcacgaggttacagcataagttacagacccgcgttGTCTGGAGGAGCATCGTCCCAacttaatctgaatgcttctgactcCTTCTTCGTTTAggtcctacttataaacaatgcaagaAGACaggggctccctcttctggccaatcaccagtctcaccagtctacaacacacttcctgtctgttgtatgtgacgttacactaaaacattcccttttgatactaacataaacaacattccatttcttcatgaaaaacatttaacaaagacataatcttcatataccacattccccccttcgagacgaactaaaagtctcgaaaacaaacagaataggattatgacaagtaacaatttatcttattgagtatctttaacattaaaccaaaaaaaacattctcctctagagtgtaaatacctttctatgaaatatgaacaactgtttatgaagtgtgaatacattactatgaaatatgaacaaatctttatggagtgtgaaagcgaaaaactgtccggcagccatctttccaaatccatccatcaatcaagacagtaaaattctctcacggtccctctgccccaggcaaccaccttcggtactccagataaactcataaaccatgtaaatgcatttgaaactatgatgcaattaaatacacatgtaagcccctgcaaacaaaatcctatccaaaaaacatccactctaaggctggtcaacccattggaccctatcgtggatctctccctgcctagacttccctgtccctaaacattcacgaaataaacaaaaacatctaagatccccacatgtatccaataacatcaaatatcattctacaaaaactaatacctaagaatatgacacaaattatgtatttacacatgcaaatatgtctatatttcattgcagacactggaatgtagtccactacacttcatctcctccgtagtctcctcttccaatggatttgttgatgatggaatcggcctctttccacaccctccttgtttcatctcctccagtcattgtcgtttcatattgtcccttcatattctccttgtttgagtcacatgttcccccaaatgcttctggaagaaaagaaaagaaacgaccaaacagtatcttttgcaaaacaaccctttcaaattaaacatcaatatccactaagaatataaaaatgatatataaatgatgtatgaatcacattaacctattcccccctttgattcataaatcatactacaaatcacactaatattgaaaaaaaaaaaaaaaaaaaaatcatcaactcataaaaaatgatatttatccattcagttctacttgtccatcttcctccagatcaggaacagtcaacaacggcatctgagtgttgtctccaggcatcactctccaacctatctcaatatcatagctttctcaaaggtcagtaacaaattacaaacatcacacagtgttatcaaagctgccattaaatgtaacccatcactgcccctactggcctaattgatcttgcaaccaagtcttctcagatctcccaaacgcatcccttatattcttcaatgcatatataacactcgtgatattatcggaactatctggactcaaagtatacctaatattatcaatatgatcttcccaaatgttacaccataccatggaaaaagtccccccttctcccttagatttatccttcaatgataggcttgaaaactatgacatgtcccttttcatcctatttccaaacctaaATCCTTAGtgacattgtcagtcaaaagctaatcttttaaccatcaaagtcctgctcttcttactaactggaacataaaaagtaacattatatttctcattactacccttaaggtcatgcttacccaaagttatcatatactcatcacaatctgatattcccataaacataccctttacatcatatgttttattagaacaacaacaacttttagccctcactagTTTCACCTCCAAATGCATCAGGGTTcactgttacctgattttccttaccGTCTacaaattcccatagggtaattcatttaaccaagaatacctaaacctaggcttaaacaaatgttctgacaacgacattattttatctgttactgattgttgttgctgatacagtcatgacaaagcataagactgacccatacctgatagaggtcgagcgaccgtctctaacatgtttggtgctggaattctcaacagacatggaccctcaagattcctcactgatcttacagaatgagttaatctatctctaatttccacaacagaagaacgagcggtactgatcagatacctctccctgtctgtcatcaaaatcaaagacctcatcctgcagctccatgatgaatctatattctctatttcagatgaatctatattgtttctattactatctgctctcctattttaaccctattcgtactatcattgacagcactctctatccgtaccataaact encodes:
- the LOC123484276 gene encoding trace amine-associated receptor 6-like; the protein is MQDQAGAGPQHFDPLLQMETHEDVQYCFQDRNSSCRKALLSTSIYITLYIFFSLISAVTVFFNILVIISISHFKQLHTPTNLLILSLAVADLLVGLIVIPVTTVAIMEPCWGFGEYFCGFYFCITCLCSSLSLGNLVLISIDRYVAVCDPLMYHSKITITRMIFCISITWVTPDGTYDPYP